Proteins from one Vulgatibacter sp. genomic window:
- a CDS encoding RtcB family protein, producing MKASYELIETGARVPIKAWTRGVPVEQEAVAQLRNIASLPFVSGWIAAMPDVHLGIGATVGSVIPTEGAIVPAAVGVDIGCGMMAVRTSLRSFDLPDDLSKVRSSIEAAVPHGRTHRGGTGDRGAWSHPPKKHAQAWQQLAPGFERIAARHPKIRRGATVEQIGTLGSGNHFIEVCLDEEESVWFMLHSGSRGVGNRIGSYFIELAKADQRQHLANLPDRDLAYFREGAIHFDDYVEAVTWAQDYARVNRELMMGAMIGAVRRSGQLPPFELRTEVVNCHHNYVARESHLGKELFITRKGAVRAGPGEMGIIPGSMGARSYVVRGKGNPESFHSCSHGAGRKMSRTEARRRFSLAEHAAATAGIECRKDEGVIDETPGAYKPIEAVMRAQRDLVDIVHELRQVVCVKG from the coding sequence ATGAAGGCAAGCTACGAGCTGATCGAGACGGGCGCCCGGGTGCCGATCAAGGCCTGGACCCGCGGGGTGCCCGTGGAGCAGGAGGCGGTCGCCCAGCTCCGCAACATCGCCTCGCTCCCCTTCGTCAGCGGCTGGATCGCCGCCATGCCCGACGTTCATCTGGGCATCGGCGCCACCGTCGGCTCGGTGATCCCGACCGAGGGGGCGATCGTCCCCGCGGCGGTGGGCGTCGACATCGGCTGCGGGATGATGGCGGTGCGCACGAGCCTGCGCTCCTTCGATCTGCCCGACGACCTCTCGAAGGTCCGCTCGTCGATCGAGGCGGCGGTCCCCCACGGCAGGACCCACCGCGGCGGCACGGGCGATCGCGGCGCGTGGAGCCATCCTCCGAAGAAGCACGCGCAGGCGTGGCAGCAGCTCGCCCCGGGCTTCGAGCGGATCGCGGCCAGGCATCCGAAGATCCGCCGCGGCGCCACCGTCGAGCAGATCGGCACCCTGGGCTCCGGCAACCACTTCATCGAGGTCTGCCTCGACGAGGAGGAGTCCGTCTGGTTCATGCTCCACTCCGGCTCCCGCGGCGTGGGCAATCGGATCGGCTCCTACTTCATCGAGCTGGCCAAGGCCGACCAGCGCCAGCACCTCGCCAACCTGCCCGATCGCGACCTGGCCTACTTCCGCGAGGGGGCGATCCACTTCGACGACTACGTCGAGGCGGTGACCTGGGCCCAGGACTACGCCCGGGTGAACCGCGAGCTGATGATGGGCGCGATGATCGGGGCGGTGCGCCGATCCGGACAGCTGCCGCCCTTCGAGCTCCGGACCGAGGTGGTCAACTGCCACCACAACTACGTCGCCCGGGAGAGCCACCTCGGCAAGGAGCTCTTCATCACCCGCAAGGGCGCGGTGCGGGCGGGCCCCGGCGAGATGGGGATCATCCCCGGCTCGATGGGCGCGCGCTCCTACGTGGTCCGCGGCAAGGGCAACCCCGAGAGCTTCCACTCCTGCAGCCACGGCGCCGGCCGGAAGATGAGCCGCACCGAGGCCCGACGCCGCTTCAGCCTCGCGGAGCACGCCGCCGCGACCGCCGGGATCGAGTGCCGCAAGGACGAGGGCGTCATCGACGAGACCCCCGGCGCCTACAAGCCGATCGAGGCGGTGATGCGGGCGCAACGCGACCTGGTCGACATCGTGCACGAGCTCCGCCAGGTGGTCTGCGTCAAAGGTTGA
- a CDS encoding polysaccharide deacetylase family protein has protein sequence MRHPGFLLVLGTAAALLCTPAQAETVVGLSFDDGLAEHHAAASLLEHHGHRGDFFLNTGRIGTPGHLGWEEVEDLAARGHGIGGHTLDHAELPLLPLDEQLRQICDDRIALLSRGFEARHFAYPFGGDAPATQWVVHACGYDAARDAGGLRAADGCDGCPAAEEIPPPDRFAIRTVSSIRDDASLATLQGHVLAAEAAGGGWVQLVFHRICTGCSGYAIDPVVFADFVAWLGDRGTQVRTMAEVIGGPLLPGRRGPAEELPAAAAGNLLRNASLEEDEDGDGIPDCWEAARYGANEGVVERSEGRSGAGVRIAITDWESGDRKLRVRQDVRGCATEIELQARYAFAGWYRTGAAARPVAWIRDEAGTWSWWAQGPLLEPAQAWTELRWGLPALPAEATALSVGISLREAGVVEVDDLALFPAPAAAALAMEREEAAPAGCAGTGIGLLGLAPLLRRRR, from the coding sequence ATGCGCCACCCCGGCTTCCTTCTCGTCCTCGGCACCGCTGCCGCGCTGCTCTGCACACCGGCGCAGGCGGAGACGGTGGTGGGCCTCTCCTTCGACGACGGCCTCGCCGAGCACCACGCAGCGGCGTCGCTCCTCGAGCACCACGGCCACCGGGGAGACTTCTTCCTGAACACCGGCAGGATCGGGACCCCCGGCCATCTCGGCTGGGAGGAGGTCGAGGATCTGGCGGCGCGGGGCCACGGGATCGGCGGCCACACCCTCGATCACGCCGAGCTGCCGCTCCTCCCGCTCGACGAGCAGCTGCGGCAGATCTGCGACGACCGGATCGCCCTCCTCTCCCGGGGCTTCGAGGCCCGCCATTTCGCCTATCCCTTCGGCGGCGACGCGCCGGCGACGCAGTGGGTGGTCCACGCCTGCGGCTACGACGCAGCCCGGGACGCAGGCGGCCTGCGCGCCGCCGACGGATGCGACGGCTGCCCGGCGGCGGAGGAGATCCCGCCGCCGGACCGGTTCGCGATCCGGACCGTCTCCTCGATCCGCGACGACGCCAGCCTCGCGACCCTGCAGGGGCACGTGCTCGCTGCCGAGGCTGCGGGTGGCGGCTGGGTGCAGCTCGTCTTCCACCGGATCTGCACCGGGTGCTCGGGTTACGCGATCGATCCGGTGGTCTTCGCCGATTTCGTCGCCTGGCTCGGGGACCGGGGCACGCAGGTGCGGACGATGGCCGAGGTGATCGGCGGCCCCCTCCTGCCCGGGCGTCGTGGGCCCGCCGAGGAGCTACCCGCTGCGGCGGCGGGGAATCTCCTTCGCAACGCGTCGCTCGAAGAGGACGAGGACGGGGACGGGATCCCCGACTGCTGGGAGGCGGCCCGCTACGGCGCGAACGAGGGCGTGGTGGAGCGGAGCGAGGGGCGCAGCGGGGCAGGCGTCCGGATCGCCATCACCGATTGGGAGAGCGGCGATCGGAAGCTCCGCGTGCGGCAGGACGTGCGGGGCTGCGCGACGGAGATCGAGCTGCAGGCGCGCTACGCCTTCGCCGGCTGGTACCGCACCGGGGCGGCGGCGCGGCCGGTGGCCTGGATCCGGGACGAGGCGGGGACGTGGAGCTGGTGGGCGCAGGGCCCGCTGCTCGAGCCGGCACAGGCGTGGACCGAGCTCCGGTGGGGCCTGCCGGCGCTGCCGGCGGAGGCGACGGCCTTGAGCGTCGGGATCTCGCTCCGCGAGGCGGGCGTGGTCGAGGTGGACGATCTCGCCCTCTTTCCCGCCCCCGCCGCCGCCGCCCTGGCGATGGAGCGGGAGGAGGCGGCGCCTGCGGGCTGCGCCGGCACCGGGATCGGGCTGCTCGGCCTCGCGCCCCTCCTGCGCAGGCGCCGCTAA
- a CDS encoding PQQ-binding-like beta-propeller repeat protein — protein MIRLYTALVCTALLLGCSSDSATVDASGELVVRQSVLEFPRTFVGYDSTVDLVVENTGFTKIPITLSITGHFSMRRGREVIDRGEVRRLWVRFNPAFAGPQTGVLTMEIGGETRQVLLSGTAENPPPCNPSAACRAVEFDPVSGTCTESVLPDDAPCTSGNLCQVDERCLDGLCVGEAKFCGDGNVCTADACDPARGCVHVDQTAGCPQPANPCEVPICDPDDGCGVADAVEGTLCGPADCKLAFVCLGGECEEIGEDLLEGTTCIDECGEGTCEAGECERPDNDRLEQLWSYQPPQGSELLFPGINDGAGQLYWIERDAAAVTHLVSATSGGIIRYRAPAAGGAPVSERGLVLEDAMALVAGADEAQVTGHLTRDGSSPWRRDLQPSIDELFTCPCTVADGSLTRSESGRAFYAANVSAVGESPAGFVAMLRTGSGEVAWTQQLEGPIGTPIADEAGNLYVLVEQGAGAAVLLSLAPDGSERWRIDTALDATPLLAWDGVVLQAIDRLLSAEDGDPVGRLQFTAAHGASPLAGSAGSWAFTTTAEGNLIARAFNPERVGTATTGLFVTPLGTPPLWSEPILTRRDSALLSTSTRGDDGTWTPLLREILPDGDEKRTCELGISGTVTGATSLRAGKWVVRTDEEGVAKLRAYELPLADPASTGWVHPLGSPAGGGRPQ, from the coding sequence ATGATCCGGTTGTATACGGCGCTGGTATGCACGGCGCTGCTGCTCGGCTGCAGTTCCGATTCCGCGACGGTGGATGCCAGCGGCGAGTTGGTGGTGCGGCAGTCGGTCCTGGAGTTCCCGCGGACGTTCGTCGGCTACGACAGCACGGTCGATCTCGTCGTAGAGAATACGGGCTTCACGAAGATTCCCATCACTCTCAGCATCACCGGCCATTTCTCCATGCGTCGGGGCCGGGAGGTGATCGATCGCGGTGAGGTCCGCAGGCTCTGGGTGCGTTTCAACCCAGCGTTCGCCGGTCCGCAGACCGGTGTGCTGACGATGGAGATCGGGGGCGAGACGCGGCAGGTGCTGCTGAGCGGCACGGCGGAGAATCCGCCGCCCTGCAATCCGTCGGCGGCCTGCCGCGCGGTGGAATTCGATCCGGTGAGCGGCACCTGCACCGAGAGCGTGCTGCCCGACGATGCGCCGTGCACCAGCGGCAACCTCTGCCAGGTCGACGAGCGCTGCCTCGACGGGCTCTGCGTCGGCGAGGCGAAGTTCTGTGGCGACGGCAACGTCTGCACCGCCGACGCCTGCGATCCGGCGCGCGGCTGCGTCCACGTCGACCAGACCGCCGGCTGCCCGCAGCCCGCCAACCCCTGCGAGGTCCCGATCTGCGATCCCGACGACGGCTGCGGCGTCGCCGACGCGGTGGAAGGCACCCTCTGCGGACCTGCCGATTGCAAGCTCGCCTTCGTCTGCCTCGGCGGAGAATGCGAGGAGATCGGCGAGGATCTGCTCGAGGGCACCACCTGCATCGACGAATGCGGCGAGGGCACCTGCGAAGCCGGCGAGTGCGAGCGTCCCGACAACGATCGCCTCGAGCAGCTCTGGAGCTACCAGCCGCCGCAGGGGAGCGAGCTCCTCTTCCCGGGGATCAACGACGGCGCCGGCCAGCTCTATTGGATCGAGCGCGACGCCGCCGCCGTCACCCATCTCGTCTCCGCCACCTCCGGCGGCATCATCCGCTACCGGGCGCCTGCAGCTGGCGGCGCGCCGGTGAGCGAGCGGGGCCTCGTCCTCGAGGACGCGATGGCGCTCGTCGCCGGCGCCGACGAGGCGCAGGTCACCGGGCATCTGACCCGGGACGGCTCCTCGCCCTGGCGCCGCGATCTCCAGCCCTCGATCGACGAGCTCTTCACCTGCCCCTGCACCGTCGCCGACGGGAGCCTCACCAGGAGCGAGTCGGGCAGGGCCTTCTATGCCGCCAACGTGTCCGCCGTCGGCGAGAGCCCGGCGGGTTTCGTCGCCATGCTCCGCACCGGCAGCGGCGAGGTCGCCTGGACGCAGCAGCTCGAAGGTCCCATCGGCACGCCCATCGCCGACGAGGCAGGCAACCTCTACGTCCTCGTCGAGCAGGGCGCCGGCGCCGCCGTGCTGCTCTCCCTGGCGCCGGACGGCAGCGAGCGCTGGCGCATCGACACCGCCCTCGACGCGACGCCGCTCCTCGCCTGGGACGGCGTGGTGCTCCAGGCCATCGACCGGCTCCTCTCCGCGGAGGACGGCGATCCGGTCGGCCGCCTCCAGTTCACCGCTGCCCACGGCGCCTCTCCCCTCGCAGGCAGCGCCGGGAGCTGGGCCTTCACAACCACAGCGGAGGGCAACCTGATCGCGCGGGCTTTCAACCCCGAACGCGTCGGTACCGCGACCACCGGGCTCTTCGTCACGCCGCTCGGCACCCCGCCGCTCTGGAGCGAGCCGATCCTCACCAGGCGCGACAGCGCGCTCCTCTCCACCAGCACCCGCGGCGACGACGGCACGTGGACCCCGCTGCTGCGCGAGATCCTGCCGGACGGCGACGAAAAGCGGACCTGCGAGCTGGGCATCTCCGGCACCGTCACCGGCGCCACCAGCCTCCGCGCAGGCAAGTGGGTGGTGCGCACCGACGAGGAGGGCGTGGCGAAGCTCCGTGCCTACGAACTCCCCCTCGCCGACCCCGCGTCGACGGGCTGGGTCCATCCCCTCGGCAGTCCCGCAGGCGGAGGTCGGCCCCAGTGA
- a CDS encoding GNAT family N-acetyltransferase, with amino-acid sequence MSDLSFHVGNAADYPDYVRLFAELQIPDPPVPPEEWAAAWAPHSLFLASGGSNVAYALAHAYGATAHVFHLAVDGAMRRKGLGSALFRALGARLLQVGCTRVRLNVKAGNDAAIQLYAGLGLEVHHRAQVLRLPWSAAGHLPHGVADVRPVNPAEDAALERRHDLLEGQIARWRERDERLFVAAGGDGFARFVPGLGAMPFCAPGTGCARALLEAMRPHAPPAASHLQLVIEAQDDLALALRDAGATLLFEIFQMRGPMPR; translated from the coding sequence ATGAGCGACCTCTCCTTCCACGTCGGAAATGCAGCGGACTACCCCGACTACGTGCGGCTCTTCGCAGAGCTGCAGATCCCCGATCCGCCCGTCCCGCCGGAGGAGTGGGCTGCGGCCTGGGCCCCCCATTCGCTCTTCCTCGCCAGCGGTGGCAGCAACGTCGCCTACGCCCTCGCCCACGCCTACGGCGCCACCGCCCACGTCTTCCATCTGGCGGTGGACGGGGCGATGCGCCGCAAGGGGCTGGGCAGCGCGCTCTTCCGCGCCCTCGGCGCGCGGCTGCTGCAGGTGGGCTGCACGAGGGTGCGGCTCAACGTGAAGGCGGGCAACGACGCGGCGATCCAGCTCTACGCCGGTCTCGGCCTCGAGGTCCACCACCGGGCCCAGGTGCTCCGCCTGCCCTGGAGCGCCGCCGGGCACCTCCCGCACGGCGTCGCCGACGTCCGCCCGGTGAATCCGGCGGAGGACGCCGCCCTGGAGCGCCGCCACGATCTCCTCGAGGGACAGATCGCGCGCTGGCGCGAGCGGGACGAGAGGCTCTTCGTCGCCGCAGGGGGGGACGGCTTCGCCCGCTTCGTGCCGGGGCTGGGGGCGATGCCCTTCTGCGCGCCGGGTACCGGCTGCGCCCGCGCCCTCCTCGAGGCGATGCGCCCCCACGCGCCGCCTGCGGCGAGCCACCTCCAGCTGGTGATCGAGGCGCAGGACGATCTCGCCCTCGCCCTCCGCGATGCAGGCGCGACGCTCCTCTTCGAGATCTTCCAGATGCGGGGGCCGATGCCGCGTTAG